The Malus sylvestris chromosome 12, drMalSylv7.2, whole genome shotgun sequence genome contains a region encoding:
- the LOC126594380 gene encoding protein LURP-one-related 15-like: MSYAVPVPAAGPSAQPLANPVTVVSPQFLAAYPVDLVITEKMMTIKEGAFTVSDVNGNLMFNIKGSLFSLHDRRVLVDNAGNPIVSFRQKIMTAHRRWQVYRGESSDSKDLLFSAKKASLLQFKTELDVFLAGNTKEDNYDFKVKGSWGERSCTIYTGDNTIIAQMHKKHDIKSHFFGRDAFGVTVYPNVDYAFIVAVVVILHEINMDRSGLD; encoded by the exons ATGTCTTATGCTGTACCGGTGCCGGCGGCAGGGCCGAGCGCACAGCCATTGGCGAACCCAGTGACGGTGGTGAGCCCGCAGTTCCTCGCAGCGTACCCGGTGGACCTGGTGATCACGGAGAAGATGATGACCATCAAGGAGGGTGCGTTTACTGTGTCCGATGTCAACGGCAACCTCATGTTCAACATCAAAGGCTCACTTTTCAGCCTTCACGACCGCCGCGTGTTGGTCGACAACGCCGGTAATCCAATCGTCTCTTTCCGACAAAAG ATAATGACGGCACATAGGAGATGGCAAGTATATAGAGGAGAGAGCTCAGACTCCAAAGATCTACTTTTCAGTGCCAAGAAGGCATCTCTTTTGCAGTTCAAGACTGAATTAGATGTGTTCCTGGCCGGTAACACAAAAGAAGACAACTATGATTTCAAGGTCAAAGGAAGTTGGGGGGAGAGATCTTGCACCATATACACTGGAGACAACACCATCATTGCTCAA ATGCATAAGAAGCATGACATCAAGAGCCATTTCTTTGGAAGAGATGCATTTGGAGTGACGGTGTACCCTAATGTCGATTACGCCTTCATAGTCGCTGTTGTGGTCATTCTTCATGAGATTAATATGGACAGAAGCGGGCTAGACTGA
- the LOC126594313 gene encoding uncharacterized protein LOC126594313, whose amino-acid sequence MDEELVAYYLDRKINGRTIELEIIPEVDLYKCEPRDLPGSSRSNTDSAYINIMLYQQLDVMAQKQTPLRGMLLFMVMAQKQTSLRGLLFLLMFRKQMSSLRCMLFLLMV is encoded by the exons ATGGATGAAGAGCTTGTTGCTTACTATCTAGATCGAAAAATCAATGGTCGCACCATTGAGCTAGAAATTATCCCAGAGGTCGACCTCTACAAATGTGAGCCGCGGGATTTGCCTG GATCATCGAGGTCCAACACCGATTCTGCATACATAAACATAATGCTCTATCAACAACTCGATG TGATGGCCCAGAAGCAAACTCCGTTGAGGGGCATGTTGTTGTTCATGGTGATGGCCCAAAAGCAAACCTCGTTGAGGGGCCTGTTGTTCCTACTGATGTTCCGGAAGCAAATGTCGTCGTTGAGGTGTATGTTGTTCTTGCTGATGGTCTAG
- the LOC126594311 gene encoding protein LURP-one-related 15-like: protein MSFSVPVPSAGPSAPPLSNPVVVVSSQFLAPYPVDLVISEKLMTLKEGSFAVSDVNGDIMFSVKGSVFSLHDKRVLVDSAGTPIVTFRQKILTTHRRWQVYKGDSKDLLFSAKKSGVVQLKTELDVFLASNTKEDTHDFKVKGSFKERSCTVYTRENTIIAQMHKQLGLKSKVLGQDSFSVTVYPQVDFGFIVAVVVVLHEINQDRKGED, encoded by the exons ATGTCGTTTTCCGTGCCTGTACCTTCAGCTGGACCAAGCGCTCCGCCTCTGTCGAACCCTGTGGTTGTGGTCAGCTCACAGTTCCTAGCACCGTACCCCGTGGATCTAGTCATTAGCGAGAAGCTCATGACCCTTAAGGAGGGTTCCTTCGCCGTCTCTGATGTTAATGGCGACATCATGTTCAGCGTTAAGGGTTCCGTTTTCAGCCTCCATGATAAACGCGTATTAGTTGACAGCGCCGGTACTCCTATTGTCACATTTCGACAAAAG ATACTGACGACTCATAGGAGATGGCAAGTATACAAAGGAGATAGCAAAGATCTACTTTTCAGTGCCAAAAAGTCGGGGGTTGTTCAATTGAAGACTGAATTAGATGTGTTCTTGGCTTCTAACACAAAAGAAGACACCCATGATTTCAAGGTCAAAGGAAGTTTTAAGGAAAGATCATGCACTGTATACACCAGAGAGAACACTATCATTGCACAA ATGCATAAGCAACTCGGCCTTAAAAGCAAAGTTTTAGGGCAAGATTCGTTTTCAGTGACGGTGTACCCTCAGGTGGATTTCGGATTTATAGTTGCTGTGGTGGTGGTTCTTCATGAGATTAATCAAGATCGAAAAGGGGAAGACTAG